The Gloeobacter violaceus PCC 7421 DNA window AGCGGCGGGCATTGCCTACGAACAATTTCGCGACCGCATCGCCTACGGCCGGCGGGCCAAAGACAAGATGGTCCAGTCCAATTTGCGTCTGGTGGTTTCAATCGCCAAGAAGTACATGAACCGCGGTCTGTCCTTTCAAGATCTCATCCAGGAAGGTTCGCTGGGACTCATCCGCGCCGCCGAAAAATTCGATCACGAAAAGGGCTACAAATTTTCCACCTACGCCACCTGGTGGATCCGCCAGGCGATCACCCGCGCCATCGCCGACCAATCGCGCACCATCCGCCTACCGGTGCACCTCTACGAGACCATCTCCCGCATCAAGAAGACCACCAAGCTGCTCTCGCAGGAGCTGGGCCGCAAGCCTACCGAAGAGGAGATCGCCACCCGCATGGAGATGACGATCGAGAAATTGCGCTTCATCGCCAAGTCCGCCCAGTTGCCCATCTCCCTGGAGACCCCGATCGGCAAAGAAGAAGATTCCCGGTTGGGCGATTTTATCGAAGCGGACGGCGAGACCCCCGAGGACAAAGTTGCCAAGAACCTCCTGCGCGAAGATCTTGAGGCGGTGCTCAACACCCTCTCGCCACGCGAGCGCGACGTGCTCAGGTTGCGCTACGGCCTCGACGACGGCCGCATGAAGACCCTCGAAGAAATTGGCCAGCTGTTCAACGTCACCCGCGAGCGTATCCGCCAGATCGAGGCGAAGGCGCTGCGCAAGCTGCGCCATCCCAACCGCAACAGCGTCCTCAAGGAGTACATCCGCTAGGAGTCCATGGGCGCTCGTGCATTCAAACCCGGTTGGACGAGCGTCGCAGCGGCGCTGTCCAGACTGGATCTTGGATTGCTGGCGATCGGCTACGCGGTGTTGCTTACTCTGCGCAATTCCTATTCTGAGATCGCCCGCTGGCCCTGGTGCTTGTTGCCCCAGGGCCTGCTGCTGTTGGGGGCGCTCCAGGCGACTGTTCACTGTCGGAGGCTGGGGCAGCCGTTTGACGCGCTGGTGGGTTTGACGGTGGCGGCATTGGTGGTCAGTGCCGCGCTTTCCCCGGATCCCGAGCGCAGCTGGTGGTACGCGACGATGGCGGGCGGCTACTTTGCGCTGCTTTACGGTTTTTCGGGCCGCTGGCCGCGGGGAGTCCCGCTGCTGGGCATCGTTGCCCTCGCCCAGGTGCTGGTCAGCGTCGCGGGTCTTTACCAGTACGCGCTGCTGGTGGTGATTCCCGAGTGGCAGGCTGGACCGCCTTTTCACTTTTTTAACAACGTCTACCCGCTGGGCCATCACAATTTTGGCAGCGGTTTGTTGTCGCTGACGCTGCCGGTGACGCTGGCGCTCGCCCTGGCTCGACCCGGCAAAGGGCGGTGGTTGTGGGGACTGTCGGGGCTTTTGGGTTTGGCGCTGCTCTTTTCGACCCAATCGCGCGGCGGCTGGTTGGGGGCCTTGGCCGGTTGTGTCCTCGTCTGTGGGCTGCTCATCCGGCTGGACCGGCGGGCCTGGCTTGCCCTGGGGGCGGCAGGCGGTGTGCTCCTTGCCGTCGGCATGCTGTCGCTCACCTTTGCCAGCACCAAATCGCAGTTGTTTTTGCAGGGCCGCGACATCAGCGCCGCCCAGCGGTGGGTTTTCTGGCAGACGGGGGTGCGCCTGTGGCTCGATCACCCGCTGTTTGGTGTAGGCCAGGGGGTGACCGGTTTTTTGTTCCCGGGCTACCGCAGCGAGATCGACCCCTGGATGGCCCGCACGGCCCAACAACTGCACAGCACCCCCGTACATCTGCTCGCCGAAACCGGTCTTGCAGGTCTGGCCGCTTACCTGGGGTGGCTGGGGGGCTGCGCGCTGGCGATTGGACGGTTGCTCAGCCGCGAACGGACTGCCGCCGCCGCCCTGGCGGGTGCTCTGGCGGGTTATGCCGTCTCCAGCCTCACCGACTTTCAGCTCGAGAACCCGGCGATTGCGCTGACACTGGTGCTGCTGGCTGCCGAACTGGTGCGGTTGAGCCATCCCGAACCGCCCCTGGCTGTGCCTGGATTGCGACCGCTGGCCGTCCTGCTGCTCGCCGCCGTGCTCTCGGGCTGGGTGCGCATCGACCGGGGCTGGCAAAAAGCGGACCAGGCCTTTGCCTTGCGCCGCCGGGGCGACATTCCTGCCTTTATCGAAGCGATGCGGCAGGCCGAAAGCCTGGATCCCCGCCAGCCTTACTATCCGCTGCAAACGGCCCAGACGCTGCTTTTTGCCGCCCGCAGGCTGGAGGAAGCGGACCCGCGCCGGGCGCAGTGGATCGCCGTCGCCAATCGGGCCGCTGAGCGGGCCGTCCGGCTATTGCCCACCGACCCTTTTACCCTGACCGCCTCCGGCTGGCTGCACTACTACCGGGGAGAACTTTCCCAGGCGGCCGGACGCTTTGGCGAGGCGTTGCGCTATGACCCGACGACCACCGCGACGCTGCGGTTGGGCCTCGGCCTGACCCTGGCGGCCCAGGGCGAAACCGAGGCGGCCCTGCCGCACCTCAAAGCCGAGCTGTTGCTCTTCCCGGATCAGTGGACCGACGAGCGCTGGCACACCGGGGCACTGAGCGCCCTGGCTCCCCGCCTCGCCCGCGAGGCCCTTACCGTCTACGACCGGCTTCTGGCGCGCTATCCGATGGAGCACGACGCTCTCTACCTGCGCTCGACGCTCTGGTTGTGGCTCGGTCGCCCTGAGCAGGCCCTCCAAAGCCTGAATGCAATGCCTGCCACCCAGACGGTCCAGCCCGACATGCCCATCGCCCTGCGCCTGCCCTGGCGCGTCACGGCCGGGCGGGCGGCGGGTGTGCGCATCCTGGCGCTGCGGCAAGCGGGTCGGCGCGAGCAGGCGGAAGAAGCGATCGAAGCGTTGGCCGGCTCCGAACTGAGAACGGCCCGCTGTCTGGCCGACGCCTTCGCCCAGCCGGTGGCCCGAGCAAAGGAGCGCTACTACGTCGCCAACGGCCAGGACTATTTTCTGTTGCGCCGCACCGGCGGCCCGGTGCTCGAATTTTACGAGCCGCTGCATCTGAAGACCTGGGCGGCGATGGACTGTGTCACCTACGGCGGCGACGGGCGCAACTGGCGGCTACCGACGGCCGGGTGGCTGCCGGTTCAATAGGCCATAATTCGAGAAAGACGCCCAAGCGCTGCCAATCCGATGGCTCAAGATTGGTCCCATTTGGCAAGCACGTCGCACTATCTGACGGCTGTGGAGATCCAGCATGCCCTCGAAGATGGCGACCTCCAGGCGGCCCGCGAAGGCATCGCCGCCCTTACCGAGGCGATGAGCCGCTCGGACAGACGCGCCTTGCGCTCACAGCTGATTCGATTGATGGCGCACATCATCCAGTGGGAAACTCAACCCGAGCGCCGCACACGCAGCTGGCTTGTCACTATCCACGGCAGCCGCCGCGAAATCGAGGATCTTTGCGAAGATACGCCATCACTTACCCGAAAAGTGATCGAGGAAGAACTTTGGGCGCGGTGTCTGTCGGCGGCCTTGCGTGAAGCCGAGGACGAAATGGGAGTCCGGGCCAAGCAGCGGGAATTGAGCTGGCAGGTAGTATTTGAAACCGAGTACCGCTTGCCGTTGGACGGCGAACAGTTCGACCTGTAACAACTGGCGTGCCCTGATCGGCGGTTTCATAGCCCTCCAGGAGCCTCGCCCAACTGCCGCAACCGCTGCTCCAAAGCGGCAATCTTTGCCCGCTCTTGCTCCATCTGTTCTTCAGGAGTGGGCAGCCTGCGACCGTCTTGGTCGAACCAGTAAAGCCACTCGCGTTGCCAGCCTTTATAAGTGCCTTCGCCGCGTCCGAGACCCAGGCCCACTTCCTGCATCCAGAAGGGCTCCGTCTCCTGCCGATGATAATTGCCGCCCACAAGCCGGTACGCGGCAAAGGGACTTTGCTGACGGCGGCGCATGGGGTTGTAAATCACGTAGTAAGGAATCTCCAACTGCTGGTAGAGCGCCAGTTTGCTGCCATATTCACCCCGATACGTCCGGGAGACGATTTCCAACACGAGTACCGGCAGAGCACCCTCCTCCCAGACGACATAGCTGGGGCGGCCGTACTCGCCCTTGTGGCGTTGCACTCCCAGACTCAGGAAGCCGTCTGGGACCACCGGCTCCTCATCAGGAGCATAGTAAAGGCCCAGGTTCGCACCGAAAAACCAGTCCGTGCGAGCGGCCCAGGCCAGCGAGAGAATCGCGGACAGCAAACTGGCCACTTCCACCTGAAGCTCATTGTCCAAGGGTTTTCCGTCCGAGTCAGGCAACTGCTCAGCGGTGGGTAACGGCTCGGCAGGGTTGGACTGAAACATAGTGGCCCTCGCTACCTGCCTCCAGTTTAGTTACTAGGTTTATTCGCGGTCACAATTGGCCTTCCTGAGTATCAGCTAATCCGGCTTCTTGAATAGCCCGAGCCAGCATCTCTGAAAGGCCCAGGCTCTGTGACCAGCTGTCAAGATGCAATCGATCCAGTTTTTCAGCCTGAATTTTTAGAACTCCCAACACGTCGCGCCACTGCTGGCTGGATGTCTGCTCTCCCAACCGGTACCAGAGCAGTTTTTGCAAGATGATGTCCTCTGCGGTATAGATCCACAGATATCCAGGTGGGTTCTCGCGAACGGCGACCCGCTGTCGGCGCTCCATGGCTGCTCTTGTAAAGGGTTGCTCACCAAGAACGAAAACATCGAGCTTCTGGAGCGTCTCCAGCTCGATGGCGTTGAAGGATGGGAAGTCGGCCTGCGCGCCCAAGGCTGCGTAAATTGCACTCTCACTGATGTAATAACTGGATTGGAAGGCTTCGATGAGAGCAGCAGCCTGCTGTCCCTGCAAATCCGCAACCACATCGAGGTCCATGGTCGCGCGCGGCTCTCCCAAAATGGAACTCGCCAGAGAGCCGCCGACCAGATAGGGAATTTTTAATCTGTCTAGAATATCGGCTATTTCTAAAGCAAAAGTAATCGGATCTCCAACCATCCAACCGGTTCCAAGAGGTACTACTTTGATCGCCCAGTTCCCACCTAACCATCGTAGAGCGTAGTGCTGACGTCGCTCCAGCTTCTCTATGTCGGGGTACTGCTGACAGATACCGGCGTAACAGAGCCTTTGCAGTCCCACGGTGAGCCCTTGAACCCGTTTTGCCTTTTGATGCGCAGGCAAATCCCGCAGGGCGCAGATCAAGAAGCGCTCCATCTCAAGGCTGGTGTCTCTTGCTTGCAGACGATACATGACCATACCTTAGCAAACGAGAAATGGCCGCAAATTGAATCATTTGCGGCCATCGAGATAAAACCGGAAGCTACACCGCCGCCGCGGTCTGGATCGCCTGCTTGAGGGTCGCCGCTTTGTCGGTGTGCTCCCAGGGCAAGTCGAGGTCGGGGCGACCGAGGTGGCCGTAGGCAGCCACGTCCTGGTAGAAGCGGCCACCGCGCTGGGCGGGCAGGCGGCACAGGTCGAAGTCGCGGAGGATGGCCGCCGGGCGCAAATCGAAGTGCTCGCGCACCAGAAGCATCAAAGCCTCGTCCGAGACGCGGCCGGTGCCGAAGGTCTCCACAAAGATGCTCACCGGTCGGGCAACCCCGATGGCATAAGCCACCTGCACTTCGCAGCGGTCGGCCAGTTCCGCCGCCACGATGTTTTTGGCGACGTAGCGCGCCGCGTAGGCGGCGGAGCGGTCCACCTTGGTGGGATCTTTGCCGGAGAAGGCGCCGCCGCCGTGGCGGGCATAGCCGCCGTAGGTATCCACGATGATCTTGCGGCCGGTGAGCCCCGAGTCTCCCTGCGGACCGCCGATTACAAACCGGCCGGAGGGATTGACCAACAAGCGGGTCTGGGCGTCGGGGCGGATGTCAAGATCCGCGAAGACCGGGCCGATCACGTGGGTTTGCAGGTCGGCTTTGATGCGCGCCTGCACCGCGTCGTTGTCGCTGAGATCGTCGATCACAGCGGCGTGCTGGGTCGAGATCAAGATCGTGTCGATGCGCCCGGGCCGATCGACACCGTCCTTGCGCTCGTATTCGACGGTCACCTGGGCTTTGCCGTCCGGTTTCAAGTAGGCAAGGGTACCGTCCTTGCGCACCTGGGCGAGGCGGCGGGTGAGCCGGTGGGCGACGCTGATGGGCAGCGGCATCAACTCCGGCGTCTCGGTGCAGGCAAAGCCGAACATCAAGCCTTGATCCCCCGCCCCGATACGGTCGAGGGCATCCTCCTCGCTGGTGCGCACCTCCAGGGCACAGCTGACCCCCTGGGCAATCTCCGGCGACTGCTCGTCAAGGGCTAGAAACACCGCGCACGAATCGGCGCTAAAGCCGTTGTCGGCCTCCGTGTAGCCGATTTCACGGATTTTGTCGCGTACCAGTTTGGTGAAATTGACGTTGGCCGTGGTGGTGATTTCGCCGGTGACCACCACCATGCCGGTGTTGACGACCACCTCGGCCGCCACCCGCGAACGGGGATCTTGGGTCAACAGCGCATCGAGGATGGTATCGGAGATCTGATCGCAGATCTTGTCCGGATGACCTTCAGTGACCGACTCTGAGGAAAACAAGTAGCGTGACAAGAAACCCCTCCCGAATGAAATGGGTAGATGCGTCTCTTGGCTTGCAATCATTGCAGAATCAGGATGCCTGACTTATCTTCCGGTTCGTGAGGAACCGCAGGAATTGGCACCTTTTCCCGTTGCTAGTGGGCGGTTGCCGTGGCGTCACCGGGCCTGTTCCCTACGCCTGCTCTGGATAAGTCAAGAGACCTGTTTAACGTATCACTGCCGCACAATCAGTGTCAATCCACGGAGCGTCTTCATCTGGAACTGGCTATGCCTGTCGCACAATAACCCACGCAATCTTCCCGGCAAATTCACAACCGGCTTCGCAACCAAAATAGTAATCCCCCCGCTCTGCCAGGAGAACGGGGGGACGGAACGCTTGGGTTGTAACGGCTTACGAGCTGAGAACCGGCAGAGCCTGATCCTTCATCGGCACCGGCACCACCTCGCTGACGATGCGGCGCAACTCCTCGCCGTCGACGGTCTCTTTTTCAAGCAGCACATCGACGATGCGGTCCATCAGGGCGCGGTGCTCGGTGAGCATGCTGACGGCTTGCCGGTGGCACTGTTTGACAATGGCGCGCACTTGCTCGTCGACCATCGAAGCGACATCCTCGGACATGTCGGAGCGCTGCATCAGGTCGCGGCCCAGGAAAACCTCGCCGCCGCCGGTGAGCGAGAGCAGACCGAGTTCGGACATGCCGAAGCGGGTGACCATCTGGCGGGCCAGGTTGGAGACCTGCTGCAGGTCGGAGGAGGCGCCGGTGGTGACTTCGTCTTCGCCGAAGACCACTTCCTCAGCCGCCCGGCCGCCCAGTGCACCGGTGATGCGCGCCAGAAGCTGGTTGCGGGTGATGAGCATCTGCTCTTCAGAAGGCGTGAACCAGGTGAGACCACCGGCCCGGCCGCGGGGGATAATCGTCACCTTCTGCACCGGGTCGTGCTCGGCAAGCAGCGTACCCACCAGGGCGTGGCCGACTTCGTGGTAGGCGATGAGCCGCTTCTTCTTGCTGTCTACCAGGGGCGGCTTCTCAAGGCCCGCGATCACCCGGTCGGTGGCATCGTCGATCTCGCGCATGGTGATCTCGGTCTGCCGACGGCGGGCGGCCAAAATCGCCGCTTCGTTAAGCAGGTTGGAGAGATCCGCACCGGCAAAACCGGGGGTGCGCCGGGCGATCACATCGAGGTCGATGTCGGGGGCGAGCTTCTTGTTGCGCGAATGGACTTTGAGGATCTCCAGGCGGCCCGCCATATCGGGGCGGTCGACGGTGATCTGCCGGTCGAAGCGGCCCGGGCGCAGGATCGCCGCATCCAGCACATCGGGGCGGTTGGTGGCCGCGATGATGATGATGCCGGTGTTGCCCTCGAAGCCGTCCATCTCGACGAGCAGCTGGTTGAGGGTCTGCTCGCGCTCGTCGTTGCCGCCGCCGATACCGGCGCCGCGCTGGCGGCCGACCGCGTCGATTTCGTCGATGAACACGATGCAGGGGGCGTTCTCTTTGGCCTTCTTAAAGAGGTCGCGCACGCGGGAAGCCCCCACGCCCACGAACATCTCGACGAACTCCGAACCCGAGATCGAGAAGAAGGGCACACCCGCCTCACCGGCGATCGCCTTGGCAAGCAAGGTCTTGCCGGTGCCGGGAGGACCGACGAGCAACACGCCCTTGGGGATCTTGGCGCCCACCGCGGTAAAGCGCTCGGGACGCTTCAAAAACTGGACGACTTCCTGCAGTTCTTCTTTGGCTTCGTCGATGCCGGCCACGTCATCGAACTTGACGCCGGTTTTCGCTTCCATCTGGAAGCGCGCCTTCGACTTGCCGAAGTTCATCGCTTGGCCGGGGCCGTTGGAGTTGCTCGAGCGGCGCAGCAGCAAAAACAAGCCGCCCAGCAGCAAAATCGGGAAAAAGAGGTTGCCCAAAATCCCCAAAAACGCGCCGCTGTTGTTGGGCGGCAGGGAGGCAAAATCGACTTTCTTGTCGCGCATCAGCCCATAGAGCTCGTCGAGGTCGGAGGTGGGCAGGTTGACGCGAAAGCGCTGCGGAGCGGTATCGGGAATGCTCGGGTCGGGGAGCATGGCGATGGCGATACGGCCGCCTTCGAGAATATCGACCTTCTCCACCTTGCCCTGCCTGATGTAGCTCAAAAACTCGGTGTAGGAGAGGTTGGCGGTGGCCATGTTCGGGGAATCGCCCCGGGTCGCGCCGTTCGGCAAACTCTGCCAGAGCAAAACCCCGATCAAAATCAGGGGGATGGCACCCAGTAAGAGCGTTTTCCAGGAAAATTTCATCTGCTGCTTACCCAAGGATTAGCTTCTTAATCTAACTTAACTCCTGGCTCCGGTTTCTACAACAAAGTGGCTTTGCAGGCGAGTTTGGGGCGGGTTGTATCCGGGTGTAGCTGAACGGATTCGGGCCTTGGGGTAGGCTGGGGATCGGTGGCGCATGGCTGGCGTCGCCAGCTCTGGGGTTTTGCACATGAATGCAGCACTTTCGACGCCGACGACGGTTTTCTTGTGTGGCCACGGCAGTTCCGACCGGCGCTCCTGTCTTGCCTTTGGCGAGCTGGTCGAGCGCTTCCGGCGCTACTCCAATTTCCGGATCGTCTCGGGGACGCTCGAATTTTCCGAGCGGCTGCTCGATGAGCAGATTGCCCTGCAGGTTGCGCCGGGCCACCGGTTTGTGCTGTTGCCGTTGTTTTTGGCCCCGGGGATGCACGTCGGGGAGGATCTGACCGAAGCGCTCCGCCGTGCCCGCCGCGCCCATCCGCAGGTGAACTTTTTGCACACCCCCTGCCTGGGCGAGCACGAATCGATGGAGGCAATCTTGAGCGAGCGGGTCCGCCGCTTGGCCGGACGCACCGACGAGCACACCGCCGTGGTGATCCTCGCCCACGGCAGCCGCCGCGAGGAGGCCAACCGCCTGGTGCAGGACATCGCCGACGGCGTCTGGGAGAACCTGGGCGGCCCTCTGGTGACCGCCGCCTTCTGGAAAATCCAGCCCGATTTGCGCCACACGCTGCGCGAACTGGTGCACCCTTCGATCCGGCGGGTGTTGATATTGCCCTATTTTTTGTTCGAAGGCGGCATGACCGACCGCATCACCTGGGAAGTCGACCGACTCGCAAACGAATTTCCCAAATTCGACCTGCAACTGGATACAGTGTTGGGACCGGATAATCACCTGCTGCCGCTGATGCAGGATCTGGTGGAAAAGACACTGGAGTCCGCTTTTGCCATCGCCTAGAGGAAAAGTCTACCTGGTGGGGGCCGGACCGGGCGATCCCGGACTTTTGACTGTGCGCGGCAAGACCCTCATCGAGCACTGCGATGCGATTGTCTACGACGCGCTGGTCAGCCCTGAAATTCTGGCGCTCATCCCGGCGCGTACCGAGCGCCTCTACGCAGGAAAGCGCTCCGGGCGTCACTCGCTGACGCAAGACGAAATTACCGAGCGGCTCATCGCCCTGGTGGAGCGGCACGCGAGCGTGGTCCGCCTCAAAGGCGGCGATCCGTTCATCTTTGGCCGGGGGGGCGAGGAAGTCGCCGCCCTGCGCGCCGCCGGTG harbors:
- the rpoD gene encoding RNA polymerase sigma factor RpoD, yielding MTQANNVLDALQQPAMELEALALMAEEDDPYAAQAAEAADAAAARPARRRSRAQRAHYTEDSIRVYLQEIGRIRLLRADEEIELARQIADLLTLERLRARMGAAGTDMHSDVADLLGDDDLLTENLLASGDQVTESEQELRRWAEAAGIAYEQFRDRIAYGRRAKDKMVQSNLRLVVSIAKKYMNRGLSFQDLIQEGSLGLIRAAEKFDHEKGYKFSTYATWWIRQAITRAIADQSRTIRLPVHLYETISRIKKTTKLLSQELGRKPTEEEIATRMEMTIEKLRFIAKSAQLPISLETPIGKEEDSRLGDFIEADGETPEDKVAKNLLREDLEAVLNTLSPRERDVLRLRYGLDDGRMKTLEEIGQLFNVTRERIRQIEAKALRKLRHPNRNSVLKEYIR
- a CDS encoding O-antigen ligase family protein, which encodes MGARAFKPGWTSVAAALSRLDLGLLAIGYAVLLTLRNSYSEIARWPWCLLPQGLLLLGALQATVHCRRLGQPFDALVGLTVAALVVSAALSPDPERSWWYATMAGGYFALLYGFSGRWPRGVPLLGIVALAQVLVSVAGLYQYALLVVIPEWQAGPPFHFFNNVYPLGHHNFGSGLLSLTLPVTLALALARPGKGRWLWGLSGLLGLALLFSTQSRGGWLGALAGCVLVCGLLIRLDRRAWLALGAAGGVLLAVGMLSLTFASTKSQLFLQGRDISAAQRWVFWQTGVRLWLDHPLFGVGQGVTGFLFPGYRSEIDPWMARTAQQLHSTPVHLLAETGLAGLAAYLGWLGGCALAIGRLLSRERTAAAALAGALAGYAVSSLTDFQLENPAIALTLVLLAAELVRLSHPEPPLAVPGLRPLAVLLLAAVLSGWVRIDRGWQKADQAFALRRRGDIPAFIEAMRQAESLDPRQPYYPLQTAQTLLFAARRLEEADPRRAQWIAVANRAAERAVRLLPTDPFTLTASGWLHYYRGELSQAAGRFGEALRYDPTTTATLRLGLGLTLAAQGETEAALPHLKAELLLFPDQWTDERWHTGALSALAPRLAREALTVYDRLLARYPMEHDALYLRSTLWLWLGRPEQALQSLNAMPATQTVQPDMPIALRLPWRVTAGRAAGVRILALRQAGRREQAEEAIEALAGSELRTARCLADAFAQPVARAKERYYVANGQDYFLLRRTGGPVLEFYEPLHLKTWAAMDCVTYGGDGRNWRLPTAGWLPVQ
- a CDS encoding DUF29 domain-containing protein codes for the protein MAQDWSHLASTSHYLTAVEIQHALEDGDLQAAREGIAALTEAMSRSDRRALRSQLIRLMAHIIQWETQPERRTRSWLVTIHGSRREIEDLCEDTPSLTRKVIEEELWARCLSAALREAEDEMGVRAKQRELSWQVVFETEYRLPLDGEQFDL
- a CDS encoding Uma2 family endonuclease, yielding MFQSNPAEPLPTAEQLPDSDGKPLDNELQVEVASLLSAILSLAWAARTDWFFGANLGLYYAPDEEPVVPDGFLSLGVQRHKGEYGRPSYVVWEEGALPVLVLEIVSRTYRGEYGSKLALYQQLEIPYYVIYNPMRRRQQSPFAAYRLVGGNYHRQETEPFWMQEVGLGLGRGEGTYKGWQREWLYWFDQDGRRLPTPEEQMEQERAKIAALEQRLRQLGEAPGGL
- the metK gene encoding methionine adenosyltransferase — encoded protein: MSRYLFSSESVTEGHPDKICDQISDTILDALLTQDPRSRVAAEVVVNTGMVVVTGEITTTANVNFTKLVRDKIREIGYTEADNGFSADSCAVFLALDEQSPEIAQGVSCALEVRTSEEDALDRIGAGDQGLMFGFACTETPELMPLPISVAHRLTRRLAQVRKDGTLAYLKPDGKAQVTVEYERKDGVDRPGRIDTILISTQHAAVIDDLSDNDAVQARIKADLQTHVIGPVFADLDIRPDAQTRLLVNPSGRFVIGGPQGDSGLTGRKIIVDTYGGYARHGGGAFSGKDPTKVDRSAAYAARYVAKNIVAAELADRCEVQVAYAIGVARPVSIFVETFGTGRVSDEALMLLVREHFDLRPAAILRDFDLCRLPAQRGGRFYQDVAAYGHLGRPDLDLPWEHTDKAATLKQAIQTAAAV
- the ftsH gene encoding ATP-dependent zinc metalloprotease FtsH; the protein is MKFSWKTLLLGAIPLILIGVLLWQSLPNGATRGDSPNMATANLSYTEFLSYIRQGKVEKVDILEGGRIAIAMLPDPSIPDTAPQRFRVNLPTSDLDELYGLMRDKKVDFASLPPNNSGAFLGILGNLFFPILLLGGLFLLLRRSSNSNGPGQAMNFGKSKARFQMEAKTGVKFDDVAGIDEAKEELQEVVQFLKRPERFTAVGAKIPKGVLLVGPPGTGKTLLAKAIAGEAGVPFFSISGSEFVEMFVGVGASRVRDLFKKAKENAPCIVFIDEIDAVGRQRGAGIGGGNDEREQTLNQLLVEMDGFEGNTGIIIIAATNRPDVLDAAILRPGRFDRQITVDRPDMAGRLEILKVHSRNKKLAPDIDLDVIARRTPGFAGADLSNLLNEAAILAARRRQTEITMREIDDATDRVIAGLEKPPLVDSKKKRLIAYHEVGHALVGTLLAEHDPVQKVTIIPRGRAGGLTWFTPSEEQMLITRNQLLARITGALGGRAAEEVVFGEDEVTTGASSDLQQVSNLARQMVTRFGMSELGLLSLTGGGEVFLGRDLMQRSDMSEDVASMVDEQVRAIVKQCHRQAVSMLTEHRALMDRIVDVLLEKETVDGEELRRIVSEVVPVPMKDQALPVLSS
- a CDS encoding sirohydrochlorin chelatase, whose protein sequence is MNAALSTPTTVFLCGHGSSDRRSCLAFGELVERFRRYSNFRIVSGTLEFSERLLDEQIALQVAPGHRFVLLPLFLAPGMHVGEDLTEALRRARRAHPQVNFLHTPCLGEHESMEAILSERVRRLAGRTDEHTAVVILAHGSRREEANRLVQDIADGVWENLGGPLVTAAFWKIQPDLRHTLRELVHPSIRRVLILPYFLFEGGMTDRITWEVDRLANEFPKFDLQLDTVLGPDNHLLPLMQDLVEKTLESAFAIA